A region of Streptomyces sp. NBC_01750 DNA encodes the following proteins:
- a CDS encoding aromatic-ring hydroxylase C-terminal domain-containing protein — protein sequence MTGNRKTSRTQELHAGRGVLLDLEDNAVLRGRASSGWSDRVDVVTAAPHGLRPGSPRTGTSAVLVRPDGHMARAAPGSHHTCPWRSNTASPLPNPTIPIRRCGCTAR from the coding sequence GTGACCGGCAACCGCAAGACCAGCCGCACCCAGGAACTGCACGCGGGGAGGGGCGTTCTGCTCGACCTGGAGGACAACGCCGTCCTCCGCGGCCGGGCGTCGTCGGGCTGGTCCGACCGTGTGGACGTCGTGACCGCGGCTCCCCACGGGCTCCGGCCCGGCAGCCCGCGCACCGGCACATCGGCCGTCCTCGTACGCCCCGACGGGCACATGGCCCGGGCCGCGCCCGGCAGCCACCACACCTGCCCATGGCGCTCGAACACTGCTTCGCCCCTCCCGAATCCGACCATCCCGATAAGGAGATGTGGATGCACAGCACGTTGA
- a CDS encoding IS630 family transposase codes for MGDPRLEPLVLSEAERVVLENWAKRRTTAQGLAKRARIVLACARGWNNTVVAARCDTDRSTVRRWRDRFLQDRLDGLSDEPRPGVPRTITDAQVEEVVVRTLEEVPEGGTHWSKRELARQVGISPSSVHRIWRAFGLQPWRTEEFKISPDPLLIDKIRDVVGLYLAPPAHAVVFSVDEKPQIQALERTAPVLPVLPGVPERRSFDYVRHGTIDLFAALNTATGQVISRLSAQHRAVDFRDFLAEIDRQTEPGLAVHVICDNLSAHKAPVVHRWLLAHPRFTLHFTPTYSSWINQVERWFAELQRRCLERGVFCSLDDLKTALDEWIKIWNEAARPFKWTKTADQICHYCDRISGPAH; via the coding sequence ATGGGTGATCCGAGGCTGGAGCCGCTGGTGCTGTCTGAGGCTGAGCGGGTGGTGTTGGAGAACTGGGCCAAGCGCCGCACGACTGCGCAGGGCCTGGCGAAGCGGGCGCGGATCGTGCTCGCGTGTGCCCGGGGGTGGAACAACACCGTGGTCGCCGCGCGGTGTGACACGGACCGCTCCACGGTGCGCCGTTGGCGGGACCGGTTCCTGCAGGACCGGCTGGACGGCCTGTCCGACGAGCCGCGTCCCGGAGTGCCGCGCACCATCACCGACGCCCAGGTGGAAGAGGTGGTGGTGCGCACCCTCGAAGAAGTCCCCGAGGGCGGCACGCACTGGTCGAAGCGGGAATTGGCCCGGCAGGTGGGGATCTCGCCCAGCAGCGTGCACCGCATCTGGCGGGCCTTCGGCCTGCAGCCCTGGCGGACCGAGGAGTTCAAGATCTCCCCGGACCCGCTGCTGATCGACAAGATCCGGGACGTGGTCGGGCTCTATCTGGCACCGCCGGCCCATGCGGTGGTCTTCTCCGTTGACGAGAAACCCCAGATCCAGGCGCTGGAGCGGACCGCGCCGGTGCTGCCGGTGCTGCCCGGAGTGCCCGAGCGCCGCAGCTTCGACTACGTGCGGCACGGCACCATCGACCTGTTCGCCGCGCTGAACACGGCAACCGGACAGGTGATCAGCCGCCTGTCCGCGCAGCACCGGGCCGTGGACTTCCGGGACTTCCTGGCGGAGATCGACCGCCAGACCGAGCCAGGCCTGGCGGTCCATGTCATCTGCGACAACCTCTCCGCCCACAAGGCACCGGTGGTGCACAGGTGGCTGCTCGCACACCCCCGGTTCACCCTGCACTTCACCCCGACCTACTCGTCGTGGATCAACCAGGTCGAGCGGTGGTTCGCCGAACTGCAACGACGCTGTCTGGAACGTGGCGTCTTCTGCTCACTCGACGATCTCAAGACCGCACTCGACGAATGGATCAAGATCTGGAACGAGGCCGCCCGGCCCTTCAAGTGGACCAAGACCGCCGACCAGATCTGCCACTACTGCGACAGGATCTCCGGACCGGCTCACTAG
- a CDS encoding acyl carrier protein — translation MSAHEFTVDDLKRILREGAGADEGVDLDGDILDTDFESLGYESLAMLETGSRIEREFGVTLDDDTLTDARTPRALIEAVNGVLVPSGVA, via the coding sequence ATGTCTGCCCACGAGTTCACCGTCGACGACCTGAAGCGCATCCTGCGCGAGGGTGCCGGCGCGGACGAAGGCGTCGACCTCGACGGAGACATCCTCGACACCGACTTCGAGTCGCTCGGCTACGAGTCGTTGGCCATGCTGGAGACCGGCAGTCGCATCGAACGCGAGTTCGGTGTGACGCTGGACGACGACACGCTGACCGATGCCAGGACGCCACGCGCCCTGATCGAGGCCGTCAACGGCGTGCTGGTGCCGTCCGGCGTCGCCTGA
- a CDS encoding beta-ketoacyl-[acyl-carrier-protein] synthase family protein produces the protein MSAPHGRRVVITGIGVTAPGGVGVKNFWSLLTDGRTATRRISFFDPTPFRSQVAAEVDFDAELLGLNTQQIRRMDRAAQFAVVTAREAVADSGLDLTALDPHRTGVTIGSAVGATMGLDEEYRIVSDSGRLELVDHTYAVPHLYNYLVPSSFAAEVAWAVGAEGPAMVVSTGCTSGLDAVGYATELIREGSADVMVAGASDAPISPITVACFDAIKATTSRNDDPEHASRPFDSTRNGFVLGEGAAVFVLEELDSARRRGAHVYAEVAGYATRSNAFHMTGLRPDGREMAEAIRVALNEARLDPDDVDYVNAHGSGTKQNDRHETAAFKRSLGEHAYQVPVSSIKSMVGHSLGAIGSIEIAASALAMEHGVVPPTANLHTPDPECDLDYVPLTARDWRTDAVLSVGSGFGGFQSAMVLARPERRAA, from the coding sequence GTGAGCGCGCCGCATGGCCGGCGGGTCGTCATCACCGGAATCGGCGTCACCGCGCCCGGTGGTGTGGGCGTCAAGAACTTCTGGAGTCTGCTGACCGACGGCCGCACCGCCACCCGCCGCATCAGTTTCTTCGACCCGACCCCGTTCCGCTCGCAGGTCGCTGCGGAGGTCGACTTCGACGCCGAACTCCTCGGGCTGAACACCCAGCAGATCCGGCGGATGGACCGGGCCGCGCAGTTCGCCGTGGTGACCGCACGCGAGGCGGTGGCGGACAGCGGACTGGACCTCACCGCCCTCGATCCGCACCGCACCGGCGTGACGATCGGCAGCGCGGTCGGCGCCACCATGGGGCTGGACGAGGAGTACCGCATCGTCAGCGACAGCGGCCGGCTCGAACTCGTCGACCACACCTACGCCGTCCCGCACCTCTACAACTACCTGGTGCCCAGCTCCTTCGCCGCCGAGGTGGCGTGGGCCGTGGGTGCCGAGGGCCCCGCCATGGTGGTCTCCACCGGCTGCACCTCCGGGCTGGACGCGGTGGGCTACGCCACCGAGCTGATCCGTGAGGGCTCGGCCGACGTCATGGTGGCCGGCGCGTCGGACGCCCCCATCTCACCGATCACGGTGGCGTGTTTCGACGCGATCAAGGCGACCACGTCGCGCAACGACGATCCGGAGCACGCCTCCCGTCCCTTCGACAGCACCCGCAACGGATTCGTCCTGGGTGAGGGAGCGGCCGTCTTCGTCCTGGAGGAACTGGACAGCGCCAGACGTCGCGGCGCGCATGTCTACGCGGAGGTCGCCGGCTACGCCACGCGCAGCAACGCCTTCCACATGACGGGCCTGCGCCCCGACGGACGGGAGATGGCCGAGGCGATCCGGGTCGCCCTGAACGAGGCCCGGCTCGATCCGGACGATGTCGACTACGTCAACGCGCACGGCTCGGGCACCAAACAGAACGACCGGCACGAGACCGCCGCCTTCAAACGCAGCCTGGGCGAGCACGCCTACCAGGTGCCCGTCAGCTCGATCAAGTCGATGGTCGGTCACTCGCTGGGCGCCATCGGTTCGATCGAGATCGCGGCCAGCGCGCTCGCGATGGAACACGGTGTCGTGCCGCCGACCGCCAACCTGCACACGCCCGACCCCGAGTGCGACCTGGACTACGTGCCGTTGACGGCACGGGACTGGCGGACCGACGCCGTGCTCTCGGTGGGCAGCGGCTTCGGCGGATTCCAGAGCGCGATGGTGCTGGCCCGTCCCGAAAGGAGAGCGGCATGA
- a CDS encoding sigma-54-dependent Fis family transcriptional regulator: protein MPRHQPGSSLTAARELYQEITKDPSARPLVVASWQRSIEYQVKSSCIDAPYLENPNLDSPLAKAALPILNALHEQLADDPVSTMVTDRNGVVLSRMVSQQALTTRLNRVQLAPGHVFAERYVGTNGIGTALASGRPVMIAGSQHYVEALRDFYCAAVPILHPTRRTLLGAFNLTTARQGSAGMLMALARSVAGQIESEIAAISSRRERALFQDYMDACSSVRPGPVLAINRDVVMMNEQLRSAVTGTDHYALLDHAREIADDLRFEGTRSIALPSGRIAELRVSRSRREDSDAGTIFRIRVIGRPQSGPVASAGSTRSGLGLVGSSPRWLSAVAETEAAFVAGSWLHLVGEAGAGKGTLIEALHRAKGAGRRLERVEAPLSESTHATEQWLRNVRELLAEPSNVVVLRDVHLLAAHSRQQLRSLLTHLDTTATGQLIMTSQPSMVTTDDVLDRLCDASVEVPPLRHRYGDIEHLVRFFLLKYRPSGESSCSPDALTMLQRCPWPENVRQLESVIRGLARRQSVRILRVEDLPPECRVSSHKVLTTIEALERDAILRGLMDRSSNVQRTAQDLGISRATMYRKMRRYGIVPSSLT, encoded by the coding sequence ATGCCCCGACATCAACCTGGCAGCTCTCTGACAGCAGCCAGAGAGCTTTACCAGGAGATCACCAAGGATCCGAGCGCCCGCCCGCTCGTGGTCGCCTCCTGGCAGCGCTCGATCGAGTACCAGGTGAAGTCGAGCTGCATCGACGCTCCCTACCTCGAGAACCCCAATCTGGACAGCCCGCTCGCCAAAGCGGCGCTACCGATCCTGAACGCGCTGCACGAGCAACTGGCCGACGACCCGGTGTCCACGATGGTCACCGACCGCAACGGCGTGGTGCTGTCCCGCATGGTCTCCCAGCAGGCTCTGACGACGCGGCTGAACCGAGTGCAGCTGGCCCCGGGCCACGTGTTCGCCGAGCGCTACGTGGGCACCAACGGCATCGGGACCGCACTGGCCAGCGGCCGCCCGGTCATGATCGCCGGAAGTCAGCACTACGTCGAGGCGCTGCGGGACTTCTACTGCGCGGCCGTGCCGATCCTGCATCCCACCCGGCGCACCCTGCTGGGAGCCTTCAACCTGACCACGGCCCGTCAGGGCTCAGCCGGCATGCTCATGGCCCTGGCCCGCTCTGTCGCGGGCCAGATCGAAAGTGAGATCGCCGCGATCAGCTCGCGACGGGAACGGGCCCTGTTCCAGGACTACATGGACGCGTGCTCCTCGGTGCGCCCCGGACCTGTTCTGGCCATCAATCGCGATGTCGTCATGATGAACGAGCAGCTGAGATCGGCCGTTACAGGGACGGATCACTACGCACTGCTCGACCACGCACGTGAGATCGCCGACGACCTCCGGTTCGAAGGTACCCGGAGCATCGCACTCCCCTCCGGACGCATCGCCGAGCTCCGGGTGAGCCGTAGCCGGCGCGAGGACAGCGACGCGGGCACCATCTTCCGAATCCGGGTCATCGGGCGTCCCCAGTCCGGACCGGTCGCTTCCGCTGGATCCACACGATCGGGCCTGGGCCTGGTGGGCTCCTCCCCGCGATGGCTGAGCGCGGTCGCCGAAACCGAAGCGGCGTTCGTCGCCGGGTCCTGGCTTCATCTCGTGGGAGAAGCCGGGGCCGGGAAGGGGACGCTGATCGAAGCCCTCCACCGAGCCAAAGGTGCCGGGCGCCGGCTCGAGAGGGTGGAAGCGCCGCTGTCGGAGTCGACGCACGCCACCGAGCAATGGCTGCGCAACGTCCGCGAGCTGCTGGCCGAGCCGTCGAACGTGGTCGTCCTGCGCGATGTCCACCTTCTTGCCGCCCACTCGCGCCAGCAGCTGCGAAGCCTCCTGACACACCTGGACACGACCGCCACCGGGCAACTGATCATGACCAGCCAACCGTCCATGGTCACGACCGACGACGTGCTCGACCGTCTGTGCGACGCCTCGGTAGAGGTGCCTCCCCTCCGTCATCGCTATGGAGACATCGAGCACCTGGTCCGGTTCTTCCTGCTCAAATACAGGCCGAGCGGAGAGAGCAGCTGCTCCCCGGATGCGCTGACGATGCTGCAGCGCTGCCCCTGGCCGGAGAATGTCCGGCAGCTCGAGTCGGTGATCCGTGGCCTGGCGCGGCGGCAGTCCGTCCGGATCCTGCGAGTGGAGGATCTCCCGCCGGAATGCCGGGTGTCCTCGCACAAAGTCCTGACCACCATCGAAGCGCTGGAACGGGACGCCATTCTCCGAGGGCTGATGGACCGCAGCTCCAACGTCCAGCGCACCGCACAGGATCTCGGCATCTCCCGCGCCACCATGTACCGCAAGATGCGCCGTTACGGGATCGTCCCGTCGAGCCTCACCTAG
- a CDS encoding IS4 family transposase has protein sequence MPRPGQVKSSSDDRFSDRIAIGVLTRAFPPELVDEVVAGCGRVEQRQRLLPARVVVYFVLAMCLFSGQGYEEVARLLTHGLERMGRWKGTWQVPTTAAIGRARLRLGPEPLKALFARVCRPVATEDTSGAWYRGWRLVAVDGTTFDVPDTEANAAFFGRPGVSRGQEKSAYPQVRVAALAECGTHAVFAAEAGPLAVHETELAQRLFSSLTPGMLLLADRGFRGFDLWRAAAATGADLPWRVRNDAVLPVRALLEDGSYLSEIVAARDKNRRADPARVRVIEYTLGRDGSDTVYRLITTILDPKAGPAASLAALYAQRWEIESTLDEIKTHLGGPRLVLRSQHPRGAEQEIFAFLLVHHALRDLMHQAAQQSEQDPDRISFTRTLRVVRRHVTDQAAFSPLPAGPGTGHGPA, from the coding sequence GTGCCAAGGCCCGGACAGGTGAAGTCGTCGTCGGATGACCGATTTTCGGATCGGATCGCGATTGGGGTGCTGACCCGCGCGTTTCCGCCGGAGTTGGTGGATGAGGTGGTCGCGGGATGTGGCCGGGTCGAGCAGCGCCAACGGCTGCTGCCCGCCCGGGTGGTGGTCTATTTCGTGCTGGCGATGTGTCTGTTCTCCGGGCAGGGCTATGAGGAGGTCGCCCGACTCCTGACGCACGGACTGGAGCGGATGGGCCGGTGGAAGGGGACCTGGCAGGTGCCGACCACCGCGGCGATCGGCCGGGCCCGTCTGCGACTGGGCCCGGAGCCGCTAAAGGCACTGTTTGCCCGGGTGTGCCGGCCGGTGGCGACCGAGGACACGAGCGGGGCCTGGTATCGGGGGTGGCGGCTGGTCGCGGTGGACGGCACCACCTTCGACGTGCCGGACACCGAGGCCAATGCCGCCTTCTTCGGCCGCCCGGGAGTCAGCCGCGGACAGGAGAAGAGCGCCTATCCGCAGGTGAGGGTGGCCGCGCTGGCCGAGTGCGGCACCCACGCTGTCTTCGCGGCGGAGGCGGGACCGCTGGCTGTCCATGAAACCGAGCTGGCCCAGCGCCTGTTCAGCTCACTGACGCCGGGCATGCTACTGCTGGCCGACCGGGGCTTTCGCGGCTTCGACCTGTGGCGGGCCGCCGCCGCAACCGGCGCCGACCTGCCGTGGCGGGTCAGGAACGACGCCGTACTCCCCGTCCGGGCCCTGCTGGAGGACGGCTCCTACCTCTCGGAGATTGTTGCGGCCCGGGACAAGAACCGTCGCGCGGACCCGGCCCGGGTCCGGGTAATCGAGTACACGCTCGGCCGCGACGGCAGCGACACGGTGTACCGGCTGATCACCACCATCCTCGACCCGAAAGCCGGCCCTGCCGCCTCGCTGGCCGCGCTGTACGCCCAGCGATGGGAGATCGAGAGCACGCTGGATGAGATCAAGACTCATCTCGGAGGCCCCCGCCTCGTCCTACGCTCCCAGCACCCCCGCGGCGCCGAGCAGGAGATCTTCGCCTTCCTGCTGGTGCACCACGCACTGCGAGACCTAATGCACCAGGCCGCACAGCAATCCGAGCAGGACCCGGACCGGATTTCCTTCACCCGCACCCTGCGCGTCGTCCGCCGCCACGTCACCGACCAGGCGGCATTTTCCCCCCTCCCGGCTGGCCCGGGCACTGGTCACGGCCCTGCATGA
- a CDS encoding aromatase/cyclase has translation MTNRLVEHEITVDAPAAAVYRLIAEVENWPRIFPPTIYVDHVERGVDEERIRIWATANGEAKNWTSHRTLDPRKLRITFRQEISSPPVAAMGGTWIVEPLSDSASRVRLLHDYRAVDDDPESLKWIDEAVDRNSRTELASLKQNVELAHASEEITFSFEDTVQIRGRAKDVYDFVNEAGLWAERLPHVASVRLEEDIPGLQTLEMDTRAQDGSTHTTKSYRVTFPHHRIAYKQVTLPALMTLHTGYWTFTENERGVAASSQHTVVLNTDNIARVLGPEASVADAREYVRNALSTNSRATLGHAKDYAENKG, from the coding sequence ATGACGAACCGCCTGGTCGAGCACGAGATCACCGTCGACGCCCCGGCCGCCGCCGTCTACCGGCTGATCGCCGAAGTGGAGAACTGGCCCCGGATCTTCCCGCCCACCATCTACGTCGATCACGTGGAGCGAGGCGTCGACGAGGAGCGCATACGGATCTGGGCCACCGCCAACGGCGAGGCCAAGAACTGGACTTCGCACCGCACCCTGGATCCGCGAAAGCTGCGGATCACCTTCCGGCAGGAGATCTCCAGCCCGCCGGTCGCCGCCATGGGCGGCACCTGGATCGTCGAACCGCTCTCCGACTCGGCTTCCCGGGTGCGGCTGCTGCACGACTACCGGGCGGTCGACGACGACCCCGAGAGCCTGAAATGGATCGACGAGGCCGTCGACCGCAACTCCCGCACCGAACTCGCCTCCCTGAAACAGAACGTGGAACTGGCCCACGCCTCCGAGGAGATCACCTTCTCCTTCGAGGACACCGTCCAGATACGGGGCCGGGCCAAGGACGTCTACGACTTCGTCAACGAGGCGGGGCTGTGGGCCGAGCGGCTCCCGCACGTGGCGAGCGTCCGCCTGGAGGAGGACATTCCGGGGCTGCAGACCCTGGAGATGGACACCCGCGCGCAGGACGGTTCCACGCACACCACCAAGTCGTACCGGGTGACCTTCCCGCACCACAGGATCGCGTACAAGCAGGTCACCCTGCCCGCCCTGATGACGCTGCACACCGGCTACTGGACCTTCACGGAGAACGAGCGGGGCGTCGCCGCTTCTTCGCAGCACACCGTGGTCCTCAACACCGACAACATCGCCCGGGTGCTCGGCCCCGAGGCGAGCGTCGCGGATGCCCGGGAGTACGTCCGCAACGCGCTGAGCACCAACAGCCGCGCCACCCTCGGCCATGCGAAGGACTACGCGGAGAACAAGGGCTGA
- a CDS encoding TcmI family type II polyketide cyclase — translation MHSTLIVARMEPHSAAEVASLFGAFDDTEMPHRMGTRRRELFSYRGLYFHLQDFDGEDGGERIEEAKTDSRFVTISNDLKPFITAYDPAAWRSPADAMAERFYHWTAR, via the coding sequence ATGCACAGCACGTTGATCGTGGCCCGGATGGAACCCCACTCGGCCGCGGAGGTCGCGAGCCTCTTCGGCGCGTTCGACGACACGGAGATGCCGCATCGGATGGGAACCAGGCGCCGAGAGCTCTTCTCGTACCGTGGCTTGTATTTCCACCTGCAGGACTTCGACGGCGAAGACGGTGGCGAGCGCATCGAGGAGGCGAAGACCGACTCCCGGTTCGTCACCATCAGCAACGACCTGAAACCGTTCATCACGGCCTACGACCCGGCCGCCTGGCGCTCTCCCGCCGACGCCATGGCGGAGCGCTTCTACCACTGGACCGCACGGTGA
- a CDS encoding acyl-CoA carboxylase epsilon subunit translates to MIRVVTGRPTAEELAAAITALPARREAGSPAPGRARRATAGRRRLERAPGYPSPRSRQSPADA, encoded by the coding sequence ATGATCCGTGTGGTGACGGGCCGCCCGACGGCCGAGGAGTTGGCCGCCGCGATCACGGCGCTGCCGGCGCGCCGGGAGGCCGGCTCTCCCGCGCCTGGCCGGGCGCGCCGGGCCACCGCGGGCCGGCGGCGCCTCGAGCGGGCACCGGGGTACCCGTCGCCCCGCAGCCGGCAGTCGCCCGCCGATGCGTGA
- the fabG gene encoding 3-oxoacyl-ACP reductase FabG yields MTEQKPKVAIVTGATSGIGLEAARLLARQDHRVFLCARTEDSVTRTVKELVDEGLDVDGAPCDVRSAADIHRFVQQAVDRFGPIDVLVNNAGRSGGGVTADIADELWFDVINTNLNSVFLMTREVLNTGGMRHKNRGRIINIASTAGKQGVVLGAPYSASKHGVVGLTKALGNELGPTGITVNAVCPGYVETPMAQRVRQGYAAAYDTSEEAILQKFEAKIPLGRYSTPEEVAGLVGYLASDTAASITAQALNVCGGLGNF; encoded by the coding sequence ATGACGGAGCAGAAACCGAAGGTCGCCATCGTCACCGGCGCCACCAGCGGCATCGGCCTGGAGGCAGCCAGGCTGCTGGCCCGCCAGGACCACCGCGTGTTCCTCTGTGCCCGCACGGAGGACAGCGTGACCCGTACCGTCAAGGAACTCGTCGACGAGGGACTCGACGTCGACGGCGCCCCCTGCGACGTCCGCTCCGCGGCGGACATCCACCGCTTCGTGCAGCAGGCCGTCGACCGCTTCGGCCCGATCGACGTGCTGGTCAACAACGCCGGCCGGTCCGGTGGCGGCGTCACCGCCGACATCGCCGACGAGCTCTGGTTCGACGTCATCAACACCAACCTCAACAGCGTGTTCCTGATGACCCGTGAGGTGCTCAACACCGGTGGCATGCGGCACAAGAACCGCGGCCGGATCATCAACATCGCCTCCACCGCCGGAAAACAGGGCGTGGTGCTCGGTGCCCCGTACTCCGCCTCCAAACACGGCGTCGTCGGCCTCACCAAGGCGCTCGGCAACGAACTGGGCCCGACCGGGATCACCGTGAACGCCGTCTGCCCCGGCTATGTCGAGACCCCGATGGCGCAACGCGTCCGTCAGGGCTACGCGGCCGCCTACGACACGAGCGAGGAGGCCATCCTCCAGAAGTTCGAGGCGAAGATCCCGCTGGGCCGTTACTCCACCCCCGAGGAGGTCGCGGGCCTGGTCGGCTACCTGGCCTCCGACACCGCCGCCTCCATCACCGCACAGGCACTGAACGTCTGTGGCGGCCTGGGCAACTTCTGA
- a CDS encoding ketosynthase chain-length factor has protein sequence MSGAAVRTVVTGLGVAAPNGCGTDTYWAAARKGISGIGRISRFDPTQYPARLAGEINDFVAEDHLPGRLLPQTDRMTRIALASADWALADAGVDPRELPDYGMGVITASSSGGFEFGQRELQALWSKGSRYVSAYQSFAWFYAVNSGQISIRNGMRGPSGVIVSDQAGGLDAIAQARRQIRKGTGLVMSGAVDASICPWGWVAQMAGGRLSTSEDPERAYLPFDAAARGHVPGEGGALLVLEDLESARARGARVVYGEIAGYGSTLDPRPGSGRPPGLARAIELALADAGVAPEEIDVVFADAAAIPELDRVEAEAISRVFGPRAVPVTAPKTMTGRLYSGAAPLDVAAAFLAMRDGVIPPSIGVTPDPEYDLDLVVEEERTATVRSALVVARGHGGFNSALVARAV, from the coding sequence ATGAGCGGCGCCGCCGTCAGAACCGTGGTCACCGGTCTGGGCGTGGCCGCCCCCAACGGCTGTGGCACGGACACGTACTGGGCGGCGGCCCGCAAGGGGATCAGCGGCATCGGCCGTATCTCGCGGTTCGACCCCACGCAGTACCCGGCCCGGCTGGCGGGGGAGATCAACGACTTCGTCGCCGAGGACCATCTGCCGGGGCGGCTGCTGCCACAGACCGACCGGATGACCCGGATCGCTCTGGCGAGCGCAGACTGGGCGCTCGCCGACGCGGGTGTCGACCCGCGGGAACTGCCCGACTACGGCATGGGCGTGATCACGGCCAGCTCGTCGGGCGGTTTCGAGTTCGGCCAGCGGGAGCTGCAGGCGCTGTGGAGCAAGGGCAGCCGTTACGTGAGCGCCTACCAGTCCTTCGCCTGGTTCTACGCGGTCAACAGCGGCCAGATCTCCATCCGCAACGGCATGCGCGGCCCGAGCGGTGTGATCGTCAGCGACCAGGCGGGCGGGCTCGACGCGATCGCTCAGGCCCGGCGTCAGATCCGCAAGGGCACCGGGCTGGTGATGTCAGGGGCCGTCGACGCCTCGATCTGCCCGTGGGGCTGGGTCGCCCAGATGGCAGGCGGCCGGCTGAGCACGAGTGAGGACCCGGAGCGGGCGTATCTGCCCTTCGACGCCGCCGCGCGAGGACATGTGCCGGGGGAGGGCGGGGCGCTGCTGGTCCTCGAGGATCTGGAGAGCGCCCGTGCCCGAGGGGCCCGGGTGGTCTACGGAGAGATCGCCGGATACGGCTCCACCCTGGACCCCCGGCCGGGCAGCGGCCGTCCCCCGGGGCTGGCCAGGGCGATCGAACTGGCGCTGGCCGACGCGGGCGTCGCTCCGGAGGAGATCGACGTGGTGTTCGCCGACGCGGCCGCGATCCCCGAGCTGGACCGTGTCGAGGCCGAGGCGATCTCCCGGGTGTTCGGTCCGCGGGCCGTGCCGGTCACCGCGCCCAAGACCATGACCGGACGCCTCTACTCGGGCGCGGCACCGCTGGACGTGGCCGCCGCGTTCCTCGCCATGCGCGACGGAGTGATCCCGCCCTCCATCGGCGTCACCCCCGACCCCGAGTACGACCTGGACCTGGTCGTCGAAGAGGAGCGCACCGCGACGGTCCGCTCCGCCCTGGTGGTCGCCCGCGGCCACGGCGGCTTCAACTCCGCGCTGGTGGCACGCGCCGTCTAG
- a CDS encoding NAD(P)-dependent alcohol dehydrogenase — protein MKAVQVIEYDEPPVLVNVPDPQITGPLDVIVKVGGAGVCRTDLHILEGQWSDKSGVVLPYTIGHENAGWVQEVGQAVTNVKVGDPVILHPLVTCGLCRACRAGDDVHCMNSAFPGIDTDGGYAEYLKTTARSVVALDPSLEPASVAALADAGLTAYHAVAKAARVLRPGDRAVVIGAGGLGHIGIQVLRALSPVEMIVIDRSPDALALAKELGAEHTLVADGSESGRVLELTGGHGAEAVLDFVGEGGAVETGVACLRRNGNYYVIGYGGRLDVPTIDVISTEINFIGNLVGSYNDLSELMVLAAQGKVSLHTQRYPLASFRDALEDLSAGAVRGRAILIP, from the coding sequence ATGAAAGCCGTGCAGGTCATCGAGTACGACGAGCCGCCAGTGCTCGTGAATGTGCCGGACCCGCAGATCACCGGTCCGCTGGATGTGATCGTGAAGGTCGGGGGCGCGGGGGTCTGCCGCACCGATCTGCACATTCTCGAAGGACAGTGGAGCGACAAGAGCGGGGTCGTCCTGCCCTACACCATCGGTCATGAGAATGCCGGCTGGGTGCAGGAGGTGGGACAGGCCGTCACCAACGTCAAGGTCGGCGACCCTGTCATCCTGCACCCTCTCGTGACCTGCGGTCTGTGCCGTGCCTGCCGGGCCGGCGACGACGTGCACTGTATGAACTCGGCCTTCCCGGGCATCGACACCGACGGGGGCTACGCGGAGTACCTGAAGACCACCGCCCGCTCAGTGGTGGCACTCGACCCGTCCCTTGAGCCGGCCTCGGTTGCGGCCCTGGCCGATGCCGGGCTGACGGCGTACCACGCTGTCGCCAAGGCGGCCCGGGTCCTGCGACCGGGCGATCGGGCCGTGGTGATCGGCGCCGGAGGTCTCGGGCACATCGGCATCCAAGTGCTCCGGGCCCTGTCGCCGGTCGAGATGATCGTGATCGACCGAAGCCCGGACGCTCTTGCCCTCGCCAAGGAACTGGGCGCCGAACACACGCTGGTCGCGGACGGGAGTGAGAGCGGACGCGTCCTGGAACTCACCGGCGGGCACGGGGCCGAGGCGGTTCTGGACTTCGTGGGCGAGGGCGGTGCCGTCGAGACCGGCGTGGCCTGCCTGCGCCGCAACGGCAACTACTACGTCATCGGCTACGGCGGCCGTCTCGACGTTCCGACGATCGACGTCATCTCCACCGAGATCAACTTCATCGGCAACCTCGTGGGGTCCTACAACGACCTCTCCGAGCTGATGGTCCTGGCAGCCCAGGGCAAGGTCAGCCTGCACACCCAGCGGTACCCCCTGGCGTCCTTCCGTGACGCCCTCGAAGACTTGTCCGCCGGTGCCGTCCGCGGCCGAGCGATCTTGATCCCGTGA